In the Pungitius pungitius chromosome 5, fPunPun2.1, whole genome shotgun sequence genome, one interval contains:
- the LOC119224523 gene encoding histone-lysine N-methyltransferase SETD1B-A-like: protein MESEQQTTERDTPPQHWRSCKLIIDPALTKGLYKVYRYDGQHFNIPVEDLGLFPVETLRDPRVSRLWSKCSETQLSIAKFKLDEWYVGPVPPKEVTFSRLNDNVRETFLTNMCNKHGNVEDVEIFYNPKNKKHLGIAKVVFDSVRAAKDAVQHLHQTSVMGNVIHVEIDPKGENRARYLQLLLRGLYTPWTLPVVGNERGIHSLIDTLLGSAATQRRGSISSPYSVATPLSLDTAYSSIWQDTPCSSGLTPRSQGTPRTPCLSVTPLSQDSCYSSLQATPVLQGESVHKPSRRELCHRKSARFPRGSGEVSDFNFILKHCQPQAPPPFSAQTQTKQLALWDHNAQSSSHNNGEASFNPASPCPESSDVVGTTPQASHQTGSPLRVVSIHFTIDRQTAASSPPGGHACITHLSPSAGNCSSSSPQPEVESLDSRIESLLINSRMSEPSYFDRKTYDTDVHSQDSPTSPCSANTPPPSEDSQVGTLNSNDPLGVSSTSLIENEEDETTRAVLFLTRNSESPSDLTHFERSADANHEKEEERLRSFSCPQDHHAANETLTTTKQISSLPPPLLFSLNSATQVDTSRPPPSIKSGCFRPPPTLFPFPIPPFPRTIPPVPPRLPNGTIPIPPPGWIPPPGHHIGIPIPPPPFPAPSSIPAPPTYLGPPPALRPLTSVPPPVHSARLPFPVPPWPAPHFPRFNPFVPPPDFPLVRENPHKVTIDKVLEDIMDELRSIVKKDMTRRMIEGIAFKAFEDWWDCQEKRTKIKVPPLKSGAASVEERIKRINPPSLVTGRGKKPPLPSFKVKRKRADDSAITEETENSLCSSHESSEVKRGDDKVKAASERAKRRHARPHELESDNDDERKDQDKDPRDEETTADTGKAVVPVDDDPQNMDDDGDDDGNNPQEEMELAQNHTEDKDAVISQTGDGVQCLGSDAFSESSSSEDSEHSSEFDSSDSFSESFEDSSDSDLSPEDEETEEEEADPSAVCIVISSDEEPMELEPPVTPSAPFTPGAQLELGRQDWSDPDHNEETEENLDRSYQRDPFDLDVLMDLQTSGPQDRLRTPSPTGCPVMLHLDVEMESPGWTEELFGNIENLRPLTPTGCVLDSDPDLLMRSKPTSPAEEEVERPQTPGKGIVTELGSEDSGDEAFSLSPTGTELNLALSDVRPSYPSYRDTPKTPGREDGRGRSRQTSGRAPATPGRGTATAMLPTRRSPPPEPYMSSNPYVTAPKTPGKDIVLPRRALVRGRRTQRVTTLAPPSYGPPGFSPVTVASPCSLPESSSDSADEKDARTHPGVKKKPLQGLENVPRRLDEENSRERERRSSRRKRWRRLKRRWKIRHRQRSLSRIDGRRLHRWRSPCEERRILHSVWREGLDEEDERLLRSTYERLQARDNGFGWISDTLWITHPLTKVFTEMSEEHESWKPKHTTGSARSDGFYKISRKDKMKYLHAKLASEPPAPSTQGMCVPARQPISLRAGSDFRSEQRRLLSTFSCDSDLVKFNQLKFRKKRIRFSRSHIHEWGLFAMEPIAADEMVIEYVGQIIRQGIADMREQRYEEEGIGSSYLFRVDQDTIIDATKYGNLARFINHSCNPNCYAKIITVDSEKKIVIYSRQPIRINEEITYDYKFPIEETKIPCLCEADSCRGSLN from the exons ATGGAAAGCGAACAACAAACTACTGAGAGAGACACGCCGCCTCAGCACTGGAGAAGTTGCAAGTTGATTATTGACCCCGCGTTGACGAAAGGCCTGTACAAAGTGTACCGTTATGATGGACAGCACTTCAACATACCC GTGGAGGACTTAGGTCTGTTTCCTGTGGAGACGCTCAGAGATCCGCGCGTCAGCCGCCTGTGGAGCAAATGCAGCGAGACGCAGCTTTCCATTGCTAAATTCAAG TTGGATGAATGGTATGTTGGTCCTGTTCCTCCCAAAGAAGTGACGTTTTCCAGGTTGAATGACAATGTGAGGGAGACCTTCTTGACTAATATGTGCAATAAACATGGGAACGTTGAAGACGTGGAGATTTTTTACAATCCCAAGAACAAGAAGCATTTAGGGATCGCAAAGGTCGTCTTCGACTCCGTGCGAGCTGCAAAGGACGCAGTGCAGCACCTGCATCAGACGTCCGTGATGGGAAATGTTATTCACGTGGAAATTGATCCTAAGG GAGAAAACCGAGCGCGGTATCTCCAGCTCCTCTTGCGTGGCCTTTATACTCCTTGGACGCTGCCGGTGGTCGGCAATGAGCGAGGCATTCACAGCTTAATCGACACTTTGCTG GGCAGCGCAGCCACACAGCGACGTGGGAGCATCTCGAGCCCCTACAGCGTCGCCACACCCCTCTCTCTGGACACGGCCTATTCCAGTATTTGGCAGGATACACCTTGCAGCTCGGGGCTTACGCCGCGTTCTCAGGGAACCCCCCGAACTCCTTGCTTGTCTGTAACCCCGCTCTCTCAGGACTCTTGCTACTCCAGTCTTCAGGCAACTCCCGTTCTCCAGGGGGAGTCGGTCCACAAGCCTTCAAGACGTGAGCTCTGCCATCGTAAATCTGCCAGGTTTCCCAGGGGATCCGGTGAAGTCTCAGAtttcaactttattttgaaacattgTCAGccacaagccccgccccctttctcTGCCCAAACACAAACTAAGCAACTTGCTCTGTGGGATCACAATGCACAGTCCTCTTCTCACAATAACGGAGAAGCTTCCTTTAACCCCGCCTCCCCCTGTCCGGAGTCCAGCGACGTGGTCGGCACCACACCTCAGGCCTCGCATCAAACCGGCAGTCCTCTTCGCGTCGTGAGCATTCATTTTACGATTGACCGGCAGACGGCAGCATCCTCCCCACCCGGTGGCCATGCATGCATAACCCACTTATCTCCATCTGCCGGTAACTGTTCCTCCAGTAGCCCCCAGCCGGAGGTGGAGAGTTTGGACTCCCGAATTGAGAGTTTGCTGATCAACAGCCGGATGTCTGAGCCTTCATACTTTGATAGAAAGACTTATGACACCGATGTGCACTCTCAGGACAGCCCGACCTCACCTTGCTCCgccaacaccccccctccctcggagGACTCACAGGTTGGCACTCTGAACTCCAACGATCCGCTGGGCGTCAGTTCAACATCGCTCATTGAAAATGAAGAGGACGAAACCACTCGAGcggttttgtttttaacaagaAACTCAGAGTCTCCGTCTGATCTCACGCATTTTGAAAGGAGCGCTGATGCAAACCacgaaaaagaggaagaaaggttACGGTCATTCTCATGTCCACAG GACCACCATGCGGCAAACGAGA CTTTGACGACTACAAAACAgatttcctctcttcctccgccGCTGTTGTTTTCTCTCAACAGCGCCACTCAAGTCGATACCTCCAGACCTCCACCTTCCATTAAATCCGGGTGCTTCCGTCCCCCTCCAACCCTTTTCCCTTTCCCCATTCCTCCCTTCCCCCGAACTATTCCACCCGTCCCACCTCGGCTGCCGAATGGCACCATCCCCATCCCACCTCCTGGTTGGATCCCACCCCCGGGTCATCATATTGGGATCCccattcctcctccaccttttccGGCTCCTTCTTCTATTCCTGCCCCACCAACCTACCTCGGGCCCCCTCCAGCTTTGAGGCCGCTGACTTCTGTTCCACCCCCTGTGCACAGTGCACGCTTACCATTCCCTGTACCCCCCTGGCCGGCTCCACATTTCCCCAGGTTTAACCCCTTTGTGCCACCACCAGATTTCCCACTTGTGCGCGAAAACCCTCATAAAGTCACCATAGATAAAGTTTTAGAAGACATCATGGATGAACTGAGGTCAATCGTTAAGAAGGACATGACCCGTAGAATGATTGAAGGCATCGCTTTCAAGGCATTTGAGGACTGGTGGGACTGCCAAGAAAAAAGAACCAAG ataaaagtgcctcctTTGAAAAGTGGAGCAGCAAGTGTTGAAGAGAGGATCAAACGAATAAATCCCCCCAGTCTCGTCACTGGCCGGGGCAAAAAACCTCCACTGCCCTCCTTCAAG gtaaaaaggaaaagagccGATGATTCTGCGATcacagaagagacagaaaatAGTTTGTGTTCTTCCCACGAAAGCTCAG AAGTCAAACGGGGGGATGACAAAGTGAAAGCTGCATCTGAGAGAGCCAAACGCAGACACGCAAGACCACATGAGCTCGAGAGcgataatgatgatgaaaggAAAGACCAAGATAAGGATCCTCGAGACGAAGAAACGACAGCAGACACGGGGAAGGCTGTTGTGCCAGTTGATGATGATCCTCAAAATATG GATGACGATGGCGATGATGACGGAAATAACCCTCAGGAAGAAATGGAGTTGGCACAAAACCACACAGAAGATAAAGATGCTGTCATCTCCCAAACTGGTGATGGAGTGCAGTGCTTAGGTAGCG ATGCTTTTTCCGAGAGCAGCTCCTCGGAGGACAGCGAGCACTCATCCGAATTCGACTCCTCTGACTCGTTCTCAGAGAGCTTCGAGGACTCTTCCGACTCCGACCTCAGTCCGGAAGAtgaagagacggaggaggaggaggccgacccCTCTGCTGTGTGTATTGTCATATCGTCAGACGAGGAGCCGATGGAACTTGAGCCCCCAGTCACCCCCTCAGCCCCGTTTACCCCTGGCGCTCAGCTGGAGCTGGGCCGTCAGGACTGGTCGGATCCAGATCATAATGAGGAGACTGAGGAGAACCTCGACAGATCCTATCAACGGGACCCCTTTGACTTGGATGTTCTGATGGATCTCCAAACCAGCGGACCTCAGGACCGTCTGCGGACCCCGTCGCCTACTGGATGTCCAG TGATGCTACACCTCGATGTGGAGATGGAAAGCCCGGGCTGGACGGAAGAGTTGTTTGGGAACATAGAAAACTTGAGGCCTCTTACTCCTACCGGCTGCGTACTGGACAGTGACCCTGACCTTCTGATGAGAAGCAAACCCACATCCCCagccgaggaggaggtggaacgACCACAAACACCGGGCAAAGGGATAGTGACTGAACTGGGAAGCGAGGACTCTGGCGATGaagccttctccctctctccaacaGGCACCGAGCTCAATCTGGCTCTCTCTGACGTCCGGCCCTCGTATCCATCGTACCGGGATACGCCCAAAACTCCAGGCAGAGAAGATGGACGTGGCCGCTCACGGCAGACCTCTGGCAGAGCTCCAGCAACACCGGGCAGAGGGACGGCCACGGCTATGCTCCCGACCCGCCGCAGTCCGCCTCCCGAGCCATACATGTCTAGCAATCCGTATGTCACGGCCCCAAAGACTCCTGGAAAAGACATCGTCCTGCCCCGCAGGGCCCTGGTCCGCGGGAGGAGAACGCAAAGGGTGACGACCTTGGCGCCCCCGTCGTATGGCCCTCCCGGATTCTCTCCCGTCACAGTGGCCTCTCCATGCAGCCTCCCCGAGTCTTCGTCGGACTCCGCTGATGAAAAGGATGCGCGGACCCACCCGGGTGTGAAAAAGAAGCCCCTGCAGGGACTGGAGAACGTGCCCCGGCGCCTGGATGAGGAGAAcagtcgagagagagagagacggtcaTCAAGGAGAAAGCGATGGAGGAGGCTTAAGAGGAGGTGGAAAATCCGTCATCGGCAGAGATCACTCAGCAGAATCGACGGCAGGCGTCTTCACAGGTGGCGTTCACcgtgtgaggagaggaggatacTTCACAGTGTTTGGAGGGAGGGCCTGGATGAGGAAGATGAAAGGCTGCTGCGGTCTACATATGAAAGGCTGCAAGCGCGGGATAATGGCTTCGGGTGGATCAGTGACACCCTGTGGATAACTCACCCTC TGACAAAAGTCTTCACAGAAATGAGCGAGGAGCATGAATCCTGGAAGCCAAAACACACGACCGGCTCTGCTCGCAGCGACGGGTTCTACAAAATTAGCAGgaaagataaaatgaaatacCTCCACGCAAAGCTGGCCTCTGAGCCTCCAGCTCCAAGTACTCAG GGGATGTGCGTCCCAGCTCGGCAACCGATCTCACTGCGTGCAGGGTCTGACTTCAGGTCGGAACAGCGTCGCCTGCTGTCCACTTTCAGCTGTGATAGTGACCTGGTCAAGTTTAACCAACTGAAG TTCCGAAAGAAGAGGATTCGTTTCAGCCGGAGTCATATTCACGAGTGGGGCCTGTTTGCAATGGAGCCAATagcagcagatgagatggtgattGAGTATGTGGGCCAAATCATCAGACAG GGCATCGCTGACATGAGGGAGCAGAGGTACGAGGAGGAGGGCATTGGAAGCAGCTATTTGTTCCGGGTGGATCAGGACACCATCATAGACGCTACTAAATATGGGAACCTAGCCAGGTTTATCAACCACAGCTGCAAC cccaACTGTTATGCAAAGATCATCACTGTGGATTCTGAGAAGAAGATAGTGATATACTCCCGACAGCCGATACGCATCAATGAAGAAATCACATATGATTACAAGTTTCCCATTGAGGAAACAAAGATTCCCTGTTTGTGTGAAGCGGATAGCTGTCGTGGATCCTTGAACTGA